The Callospermophilus lateralis isolate mCalLat2 chromosome 3, mCalLat2.hap1, whole genome shotgun sequence genome has a segment encoding these proteins:
- the Cipc gene encoding CLOCK-interacting pacemaker: MERKIPSRESPRRLSAKLGRGTEMKKGTRQLGVVAAESDKDSGFSDGSSECLSSAEQMESEDMLSALGWSGEDRPRQSSKAASNAFPALSPMVVMKNVLVKQGSSSSHLQSWTVQPSFEVISAQPQLFVLHPPVPSPVSPSHASEKKSDSRNYLPILNSYTKIAPHPGKRGLSLSPEERGASGIQKKICTERLGPGLSSSEPSKTGAAPSSPSALAPASAKLVEDSALQGVPSLVAGGSPQTLQPVSSSHVAKAPSLTFASPASPVCASDSTLHGLESSSPLSPLSAHYSSPLWAAEHLCRSPDLFSEQQQSKHRRFQNTLVVLHKSGLLEITLKTKELIRQNQATQVELDQLKEQTQLFIEATKSRAPQAWARLQASLTSGSSHSGSDLETFSDHPDI; the protein is encoded by the exons ATGGAGAGGAAAATCCCATCCAGAGAGAGCCCCAGAAGACTCTCGGCCAAGCTAGGCAGAGGAACAGAGATGAAAAAAGGGACTCGTCAACTTGGCGTGGTGGCTGCAGAGTCAGATAAGGACTCTGGATTTTCAG ATGGGAGCTCAGAATGTTTGAGCTCCGCAGAGCAGATGGAGTCCGAGGACATGCTGAGCGCCTTAGGCTGGAGCGGAGAAGACAGGCCACGGCAGAGCTCCAAAGCTGCAAGCAATGCCTTCCCTGCACTGTCCCCCATGGTCGTCATGAAGAACGTTCTGGTCAAACAG GGAAGCAGCTCATCCCACCTCCAATCGTGGACCGTCCAGCCCTCCTTTGAAGTGATCTCGGCACAGCCACAGCTCTTCGTCCTTCATCCACCTGTGCCATCGCCAGTCAGCCCAAGTCACGCCAGTGAGAAAAAATCAGACTCCAGAAACTACTTGCCCATTCTGAATTCTTATACCAAAATAGCCCCACACCCTggcaaaaggggcctttccctcagCCCAGAAGAAAGAGGAGCAAGtggaatacagaagaaaatctgtACCGAGAGACTGGGGCCTGGCTTGTCTTCCAGCGAGCCGTCCAAGACCGGCGCTGCCCCGTCCAGTCCCTCCGCTCTGGCCCCAGCCAGTGCCAAACTCGTTGAGGACTCGGCCCTGCAGGGTGTGCCCTCCCTGGTGGCAGGTGGAAGTCCACAGACTCTTCAACCAGTGTCCAGCAGCCATGTGGCTAAAGCTCCCAGCCTGACCTTCGCGTCCCCCGCCAGTCCTGTCTGTGCCTCAGACAGTACTCTGCATGGCTTAGAGAGCAGCTCTCCCCTCTCGCCACTGTCAGCCCATTACAGCTCACCTCTGTGGGCTGCAGAGCACCTCTGCCGCAGCCCGGATCTCTTTTCAGAGCAGCAGCAGAGCAAACACAGGCGCTTTCAGAACACCCTGGTAGTCCTACACAAATCTGGTTTGCTGGAGATCACTTTGAAAACCAAGGAGTTGATTCGTCAGAACCAGGCAACTCAGGTGGAACTAGATCAGTTGAAAGAGCAAACCCAGCTGTTCATAGAGGCCACCAAGAGCAGGGCTCCTCAGGCTTGGGCCAGGCTGCAGGCATCTCTGACGTCTGGGTCCAGTCATTCTGGCAGTGACCTAGAAACATTCTCTGATCACCCAGACATATAG